Below is a window of Mucilaginibacter ginkgonis DNA.
GAAGCCATCATACTTCTTGAAGTTTTGGGTGAATGAACCGATGGATGCAGGCGGACGGTTTTCCGTAGTACGTGGACCGCCTTCGCCACCGCCGCCGCGGTTTTGCGAATAACCTGTTGCGCTGAAGGATAGTATAGCAAGCGCTGTTAAGGGTAAATAATGCTTCATTGTCAATAGTTAGTTTAGTTGTGTTTAGGAAAAATAGAAATTATTTGCTTTAAAAGATTATATATCAATTTATTCTATTGAAAATGTTACGGTTTTGGGCAATCAGTTACAAATTATTCAAATCTTGTCGCTTTTGACTGCTTAGTTTGTCGGTATTTTCCCCTAATCGTGGTTGAACAGCGGACTATATTTGCTTTAAACTACATAAATTATGAACAAACCAGGCCGAAACGTTCTGACAGCCATTGTTGAAATTAAAGCATCGCTTGAAAAAGTATGGAATTGCTGGAATGATCCCGACGATATTAAACAATGGAATAACTGCGATGCCGATTGGGAAAATTTGCACGTAGAAAACGACGTTCGCGAAGGCGGTAGATTTCTGTTTGCGATGGCGAAGAAAGACGGCGGTGAACATTTTAATTTTGAAGGCTATTACGATAAGGTGATCCCGCAACAGTTACTAACCTACACACTTACAGACGGCCGCAAGAGTGAGGTACACTTTAGCGGCTACAATCCGGTCACGATAACCGAACATTTTGAACCCGTTGCAGAGCTTCCATCCGCAATGCAGCTGAAATTCTGCGAGGCGGTGCATCAGAGTTTTAAACGATACATAGAGAACACGGACAATTAAAAATTTTGTAAATTAGTGTTGCTGAAACTACTTTGCTTTTACAATCGTTAGTATTTAGCTACTACGACACTACCTTTTATGATGAATACTACAGCGCCTATGCCCTTAAACGAAATGGACAGGGTACTAACT
It encodes the following:
- a CDS encoding SRPBCC domain-containing protein → MNKPGRNVLTAIVEIKASLEKVWNCWNDPDDIKQWNNCDADWENLHVENDVREGGRFLFAMAKKDGGEHFNFEGYYDKVIPQQLLTYTLTDGRKSEVHFSGYNPVTITEHFEPVAELPSAMQLKFCEAVHQSFKRYIENTDN